From Populus trichocarpa isolate Nisqually-1 chromosome 19, P.trichocarpa_v4.1, whole genome shotgun sequence, a single genomic window includes:
- the LOC18108247 gene encoding uncharacterized protein LOC18108247 isoform X3 yields MPLKRSREQETPTMYKSKLQAVCQQRGWELPTYQVTKQGKDHNPLFSATVTVNATSFSSPSPSSSSKTAQSDAAKLAFNHFSLISSPSPSRSAFSGGSAGENTRLSQENPTPLSNTNPTPLSNEAGAVAKTDESFGVSAGCSSGSAGGNARLSPRGKLQLNLQAANPIPLSNEAVAVGKNDESFEVSAGCSSGSAGGNARLSPRGKLQLNLQAANPTPLSNEAVAVGKNDESFEVSAGCSSGSAGGDARLSPRGKLKLNLQAANPTPLSNEAVAVGKNDESFEVSAGCSSGSAGGNARLSPRGKLQLNLQAANPTPLSNEAVAVGKNDESFEVSAGCSSGSAGGDARLSPRGKLKLNLQAANPTPLSNEAVAVGKNDESFEVSAGCSSGSAGGNACLSPRGKLQLNLQAANPTPLSNEAVAVGKNDESFEGCSSGSAGGDSCLFPGGKLQLNLQDANPTPLSNEAVAVGKNDESFGVSAGFSSGNAGGNTRLSPRGKLQLNLQVANPTPLSNEAMAVGKNDESFGVSAGCSSGSAGENTRLSPGGKLQLNLQDANPTPLSNEAVANAKNDEIFGGMQHLFKNQLQTYAQKRNFTLPVYSCERVGPPHASRFKCKVTVNGQTYESEEYFPTLIKAELAAAKAALMSLLSNGVEEDESGYKNLLQDMARREGCGLPTYWTDKSGEAHVPTFVSKVEIEGEIFTGQGAKTKKQAEMSAAKIAYTALQQRYSSQSPGFLSTSSQFQEAPRSSPLSPARQSQEAVQSETPQFSVSNLRAGLTAYLQQNIQPKLPVSNEQAEEYRANSVVSNHNPSIASPGQDSCSAMASITPSPAAAISSSPKHDLTSSSLPSDSPTNLATSSSIEFMVRGIRVLMHPSGTKMTYPAGSTVLPISDDKWAAVELPPQRSR; encoded by the exons ATGCCACTAAAAAGAAGCAGAGAGCAAGAGACGCCAACAATGTACAAATCAAAGCTTCAAGCAGTGTGCCAGCAGAGAGGATGGGAGTTGCCTACCTATCAAGTCACTAAACAAGGAAAAGATCACAACCCTCTCTTTTCAGCCACTGTCACCGTCAACGCCACCTCCTTTTCCTCTCCGTCTCCCTCTTCTTCCTCTAAGACAGCTCAAAGCGACGCCGCTAAACTCGCCTTTAACCACTTCTCCCTCAtctcctccccctccccctcccgtTCTG CCTTTTCGGGTGGAAGCGCTGGGGAGAATACTCGTCTATCTCAAGAAAATCCAACTCCCCTGTCAAATACAAATCCAACTCCCCTGTCAAATGAAGCCGGGGCAGTTGCCAAGACTGATGAGAGTTTTGGAG TTTCTGCAGGCTGTTCGAGTGGAAGCGCTGGGGGGAATGCTCGTCTATCTCCCAGAGGGAAATTGCAACTAAACCTACAAGCTGCAAATCCAATTCCCCTGTCAAATGAAGCTGTGGCAGTTGGCAAAAATGACGAGAGTTTTGAAG TTTCTGCAGGCTGTTCGAGTGGAAGCGCTGGGGGGAATGCTCGTCTATCTCCCAGAGGGAAATTGCAACTAAACCTACAAGCCGCAAATCCAACTCCCCTGTCAAATGAAGCCGTGGCAGTTGGCAAAAATGACGAGAGTTTTGAAG TTTCTGCAGGCTGTTCGAGTGGAAGCGCTGGGGGGGATGCTCGTCTATCTCCCAGAGGGAAATTGAAACTAAACCTACAAGCTGCAAATCCAACTCCCCTGTCAAATGAAGCCGTGGCAGTTGGCAAAAATGACGAGAGTTTTGAAG TTTCTGCAGGCTGTTCAAGTGGAAGCGCTGGGGGGAATGCTCGTCTATCTCCCAGAGGGAAATTGCAACTAAACCTACAAGCTGCAAATCCAACTCCCCTGTCAAATGAAGCCGTGGCAGTTGGCAAAAATGACGAGAGTTTTGAAG TTTCTGCAGGCTGTTCGAGTGGAAGCGCTGGGGGGGATGCTCGTCTATCTCCCAGAGGGAAATTGAAACTAAACCTACAAGCTGCAAATCCAACTCCCCTGTCAAATGAAGCCGTGGCAGTTGGCAAAAATGACGAGAGTTTTGAAG TTTCTGCAGGCTGTTCGAGTGGAAGCGCTGGGGGGAATGCTTGTCTATCTCCCAGAGGGAAATTGCAACTAAACCTACAAGCCGCAAATCCAACTCCCCTGTCAAATGAAGCCGTGGCAGTTGGCAAAAATGATGAGAGTTTTGAAG GCTGTTCGAGTGGAAGCGCTGGGGGGGATTCTTGTCTATTTCCCGGAGGGAAATTGCAACTAAACCTACAAGATGCAAATCCAACTCCCCTGTCAAATGAAGCCGTGGCAGTTGGCAAAAATGATGAGAGTTTTGGAG TTTCTGCAGGTTTTTCGAGTGGAAACGCTGGGGGGAATACTCGTCTATCTCCCAGAGGGAAATTGCAATTAAACCTACAAGTTGCAAATCCAACTCCCCTGTCAAATGAAGCCATGGCAGTTGGCAAAAATGATGAGAGTTTTGGAG TTTCTGCAGGCTGTTCCAGTGGAAGCGCTGGGGAGAATACTCGTCTATCTCCTGGAGGGAAATTGCAATTAAACCTACAAGATGCAAATCCAACTCCCCTGTCAAATGAAGCCGTGGCAAATGCCAAAAATGATGAGATTTTTGGAG GTATGCAGCACTTGTTTAAAAACCAGCTGCAAACCTATGCTCAAAAGAGAAATTTCACTCTACCTGTGTATTCTTGTGAGCGTGTGGGTCCTCCTCATGCTAGTCGCTTTAAGTGCAAGGTCACAGTAAATGGACAAACCTACGAGAGTGAAGAATATTTTCCCACATTGATTAAAGCTGAACTTGCAGCTGCAAAAGCTGCATTGATGTCATTATTGTCGAATGGAGTTGAAGAG gatGAGTCTGGTTATAAGAATCTTTTACAAGATATGGCTCGGAGAGAAGGTTGTGGTTTGCCAACTTATTGGACAGACAAATCTGGTGAAGCTCATGTGCCTACTTTTGTTTCAAAAGTGGAGATAGAAGGAGAGATTTTTACAGGACAAGGAGCAAAAACTAAGAAGCAAGCAGAGATGAGTGCAGCAAAGATTGCATACACAGCTCTACAACAGC GTTACTCAAGTCAGAGCCCTGGATTTCTCTCTACTTCTTCCCAATTTCAAGAAGCTCCTCGGAGCTCACCTCTCTCCCCTGCTCGCCAATCCCAAGAAGCTGTTCAGAGCGAAACTCCTCAGTTCTCAGTTTCTAACCTGCGTGCAGGTCTCACTGCTTATCTTCAACAAAACATCCAACCTAAATTGCCCGTGTCCAATGAACAAGCTGAAGAGTACAGAG CAAATTCTGTAGTTAGCAATCACAATCCCTCCATTGCATCTCCAGGGCAAGATAGTTGTTCAGCTATGGCAAGCATTACACCTTCACCTGCCGCAGCCATCTCTTCGTCGCCTAAACATGACCTGACTTCATCTTCTTTGCCTTCAGATTCCCCCACTAATTTAGCCACAAGCTCAAGTATCGAGTTTATGGTCCGAGGGATTAGGGTTCTGATGCATCCAAGTGGGACCAAAATGACATATCCTGCAGGCAGCACTGTGTTGCCCATCAGCGATGACAAATGGGCTGCAGTGGAGTTGCCACCTCAACGGAGTCGGTAA
- the LOC18108247 gene encoding uncharacterized protein LOC18108247 isoform X5, whose product MPLKRSREQETPTMYKSKLQAVCQQRGWELPTYQVTKQGKDHNPLFSATVTVNATSFSSPSPSSSSKTAQSDAAKLAFNHFSLISSPSPSRSVSAAFSGGSAGENTRLSQENPTPLSNTNPTPLSNEAGAVAKTDESFGVSAGCSSGSAGGNARLSPRGKLQLNLQAANPTPLSNEAVAVGKNDESFEVSAGCSSGSAGGDARLSPRGKLKLNLQAANPTPLSNEAVAVGKNDESFEVSAGCSSGSAGGNARLSPRGKLQLNLQAANPTPLSNEAVAVGKNDESFEVSAGCSSGSAGGDARLSPRGKLKLNLQAANPTPLSNEAVAVGKNDESFEVSAGCSSGSAGGNACLSPRGKLQLNLQAANPTPLSNEAVAVGKNDESFEGCSSGSAGGDSCLFPGGKLQLNLQDANPTPLSNEAVAVGKNDESFGVSAGFSSGNAGGNTRLSPRGKLQLNLQVANPTPLSNEAMAVGKNDESFGVSAGCSSGSAGENTRLSPGGKLQLNLQDANPTPLSNEAVANAKNDEIFGGMQHLFKNQLQTYAQKRNFTLPVYSCERVGPPHASRFKCKVTVNGQTYESEEYFPTLIKAELAAAKAALMSLLSNGVEEDESGYKNLLQDMARREGCGLPTYWTDKSGEAHVPTFVSKVEIEGEIFTGQGAKTKKQAEMSAAKIAYTALQQRYSSQSPGFLSTSSQFQEAPRSSPLSPARQSQEAVQSETPQFSVSNLRAGLTAYLQQNIQPKLPVSNEQAEEYRANSVVSNHNPSIASPGQDSCSAMASITPSPAAAISSSPKHDLTSSSLPSDSPTNLATSSSIEFMVRGIRVLMHPSGTKMTYPAGSTVLPISDDKWAAVELPPQRSR is encoded by the exons ATGCCACTAAAAAGAAGCAGAGAGCAAGAGACGCCAACAATGTACAAATCAAAGCTTCAAGCAGTGTGCCAGCAGAGAGGATGGGAGTTGCCTACCTATCAAGTCACTAAACAAGGAAAAGATCACAACCCTCTCTTTTCAGCCACTGTCACCGTCAACGCCACCTCCTTTTCCTCTCCGTCTCCCTCTTCTTCCTCTAAGACAGCTCAAAGCGACGCCGCTAAACTCGCCTTTAACCACTTCTCCCTCAtctcctccccctccccctcccgtTCTG TTTCTGCAGCCTTTTCGGGTGGAAGCGCTGGGGAGAATACTCGTCTATCTCAAGAAAATCCAACTCCCCTGTCAAATACAAATCCAACTCCCCTGTCAAATGAAGCCGGGGCAGTTGCCAAGACTGATGAGAGTTTTGGAG TTTCTGCAGGCTGTTCGAGTGGAAGCGCTGGGGGGAATGCTCGTCTATCTCCCAGAGGGAAATTGCAACTAAACCTACAAGCCGCAAATCCAACTCCCCTGTCAAATGAAGCCGTGGCAGTTGGCAAAAATGACGAGAGTTTTGAAG TTTCTGCAGGCTGTTCGAGTGGAAGCGCTGGGGGGGATGCTCGTCTATCTCCCAGAGGGAAATTGAAACTAAACCTACAAGCTGCAAATCCAACTCCCCTGTCAAATGAAGCCGTGGCAGTTGGCAAAAATGACGAGAGTTTTGAAG TTTCTGCAGGCTGTTCAAGTGGAAGCGCTGGGGGGAATGCTCGTCTATCTCCCAGAGGGAAATTGCAACTAAACCTACAAGCTGCAAATCCAACTCCCCTGTCAAATGAAGCCGTGGCAGTTGGCAAAAATGACGAGAGTTTTGAAG TTTCTGCAGGCTGTTCGAGTGGAAGCGCTGGGGGGGATGCTCGTCTATCTCCCAGAGGGAAATTGAAACTAAACCTACAAGCTGCAAATCCAACTCCCCTGTCAAATGAAGCCGTGGCAGTTGGCAAAAATGACGAGAGTTTTGAAG TTTCTGCAGGCTGTTCGAGTGGAAGCGCTGGGGGGAATGCTTGTCTATCTCCCAGAGGGAAATTGCAACTAAACCTACAAGCCGCAAATCCAACTCCCCTGTCAAATGAAGCCGTGGCAGTTGGCAAAAATGATGAGAGTTTTGAAG GCTGTTCGAGTGGAAGCGCTGGGGGGGATTCTTGTCTATTTCCCGGAGGGAAATTGCAACTAAACCTACAAGATGCAAATCCAACTCCCCTGTCAAATGAAGCCGTGGCAGTTGGCAAAAATGATGAGAGTTTTGGAG TTTCTGCAGGTTTTTCGAGTGGAAACGCTGGGGGGAATACTCGTCTATCTCCCAGAGGGAAATTGCAATTAAACCTACAAGTTGCAAATCCAACTCCCCTGTCAAATGAAGCCATGGCAGTTGGCAAAAATGATGAGAGTTTTGGAG TTTCTGCAGGCTGTTCCAGTGGAAGCGCTGGGGAGAATACTCGTCTATCTCCTGGAGGGAAATTGCAATTAAACCTACAAGATGCAAATCCAACTCCCCTGTCAAATGAAGCCGTGGCAAATGCCAAAAATGATGAGATTTTTGGAG GTATGCAGCACTTGTTTAAAAACCAGCTGCAAACCTATGCTCAAAAGAGAAATTTCACTCTACCTGTGTATTCTTGTGAGCGTGTGGGTCCTCCTCATGCTAGTCGCTTTAAGTGCAAGGTCACAGTAAATGGACAAACCTACGAGAGTGAAGAATATTTTCCCACATTGATTAAAGCTGAACTTGCAGCTGCAAAAGCTGCATTGATGTCATTATTGTCGAATGGAGTTGAAGAG gatGAGTCTGGTTATAAGAATCTTTTACAAGATATGGCTCGGAGAGAAGGTTGTGGTTTGCCAACTTATTGGACAGACAAATCTGGTGAAGCTCATGTGCCTACTTTTGTTTCAAAAGTGGAGATAGAAGGAGAGATTTTTACAGGACAAGGAGCAAAAACTAAGAAGCAAGCAGAGATGAGTGCAGCAAAGATTGCATACACAGCTCTACAACAGC GTTACTCAAGTCAGAGCCCTGGATTTCTCTCTACTTCTTCCCAATTTCAAGAAGCTCCTCGGAGCTCACCTCTCTCCCCTGCTCGCCAATCCCAAGAAGCTGTTCAGAGCGAAACTCCTCAGTTCTCAGTTTCTAACCTGCGTGCAGGTCTCACTGCTTATCTTCAACAAAACATCCAACCTAAATTGCCCGTGTCCAATGAACAAGCTGAAGAGTACAGAG CAAATTCTGTAGTTAGCAATCACAATCCCTCCATTGCATCTCCAGGGCAAGATAGTTGTTCAGCTATGGCAAGCATTACACCTTCACCTGCCGCAGCCATCTCTTCGTCGCCTAAACATGACCTGACTTCATCTTCTTTGCCTTCAGATTCCCCCACTAATTTAGCCACAAGCTCAAGTATCGAGTTTATGGTCCGAGGGATTAGGGTTCTGATGCATCCAAGTGGGACCAAAATGACATATCCTGCAGGCAGCACTGTGTTGCCCATCAGCGATGACAAATGGGCTGCAGTGGAGTTGCCACCTCAACGGAGTCGGTAA
- the LOC18108247 gene encoding uncharacterized protein LOC18108247 isoform X8 has protein sequence MPLKRSREQETPTMYKSKLQAVCQQRGWELPTYQVTKQGKDHNPLFSATVTVNATSFSSPSPSSSSKTAQSDAAKLAFNHFSLISSPSPSRSVSAAFSGGSAGENTRLSQENPTPLSNTNPTPLSNEAGAVAKTDESFGVSAGCSSGSAGGDARLSPRGKLKLNLQAANPTPLSNEAVAVGKNDESFEVSAGCSSGSAGGNARLSPRGKLQLNLQAANPTPLSNEAVAVGKNDESFEVSAGCSSGSAGGDARLSPRGKLKLNLQAANPTPLSNEAVAVGKNDESFEVSAGCSSGSAGGNACLSPRGKLQLNLQAANPTPLSNEAVAVGKNDESFEGCSSGSAGGDSCLFPGGKLQLNLQDANPTPLSNEAVAVGKNDESFGVSAGFSSGNAGGNTRLSPRGKLQLNLQVANPTPLSNEAMAVGKNDESFGVSAGCSSGSAGENTRLSPGGKLQLNLQDANPTPLSNEAVANAKNDEIFGGMQHLFKNQLQTYAQKRNFTLPVYSCERVGPPHASRFKCKVTVNGQTYESEEYFPTLIKAELAAAKAALMSLLSNGVEEDESGYKNLLQDMARREGCGLPTYWTDKSGEAHVPTFVSKVEIEGEIFTGQGAKTKKQAEMSAAKIAYTALQQRYSSQSPGFLSTSSQFQEAPRSSPLSPARQSQEAVQSETPQFSVSNLRAGLTAYLQQNIQPKLPVSNEQAEEYRANSVVSNHNPSIASPGQDSCSAMASITPSPAAAISSSPKHDLTSSSLPSDSPTNLATSSSIEFMVRGIRVLMHPSGTKMTYPAGSTVLPISDDKWAAVELPPQRSR, from the exons ATGCCACTAAAAAGAAGCAGAGAGCAAGAGACGCCAACAATGTACAAATCAAAGCTTCAAGCAGTGTGCCAGCAGAGAGGATGGGAGTTGCCTACCTATCAAGTCACTAAACAAGGAAAAGATCACAACCCTCTCTTTTCAGCCACTGTCACCGTCAACGCCACCTCCTTTTCCTCTCCGTCTCCCTCTTCTTCCTCTAAGACAGCTCAAAGCGACGCCGCTAAACTCGCCTTTAACCACTTCTCCCTCAtctcctccccctccccctcccgtTCTG TTTCTGCAGCCTTTTCGGGTGGAAGCGCTGGGGAGAATACTCGTCTATCTCAAGAAAATCCAACTCCCCTGTCAAATACAAATCCAACTCCCCTGTCAAATGAAGCCGGGGCAGTTGCCAAGACTGATGAGAGTTTTGGAG TTTCTGCAGGCTGTTCGAGTGGAAGCGCTGGGGGGGATGCTCGTCTATCTCCCAGAGGGAAATTGAAACTAAACCTACAAGCTGCAAATCCAACTCCCCTGTCAAATGAAGCCGTGGCAGTTGGCAAAAATGACGAGAGTTTTGAAG TTTCTGCAGGCTGTTCAAGTGGAAGCGCTGGGGGGAATGCTCGTCTATCTCCCAGAGGGAAATTGCAACTAAACCTACAAGCTGCAAATCCAACTCCCCTGTCAAATGAAGCCGTGGCAGTTGGCAAAAATGACGAGAGTTTTGAAG TTTCTGCAGGCTGTTCGAGTGGAAGCGCTGGGGGGGATGCTCGTCTATCTCCCAGAGGGAAATTGAAACTAAACCTACAAGCTGCAAATCCAACTCCCCTGTCAAATGAAGCCGTGGCAGTTGGCAAAAATGACGAGAGTTTTGAAG TTTCTGCAGGCTGTTCGAGTGGAAGCGCTGGGGGGAATGCTTGTCTATCTCCCAGAGGGAAATTGCAACTAAACCTACAAGCCGCAAATCCAACTCCCCTGTCAAATGAAGCCGTGGCAGTTGGCAAAAATGATGAGAGTTTTGAAG GCTGTTCGAGTGGAAGCGCTGGGGGGGATTCTTGTCTATTTCCCGGAGGGAAATTGCAACTAAACCTACAAGATGCAAATCCAACTCCCCTGTCAAATGAAGCCGTGGCAGTTGGCAAAAATGATGAGAGTTTTGGAG TTTCTGCAGGTTTTTCGAGTGGAAACGCTGGGGGGAATACTCGTCTATCTCCCAGAGGGAAATTGCAATTAAACCTACAAGTTGCAAATCCAACTCCCCTGTCAAATGAAGCCATGGCAGTTGGCAAAAATGATGAGAGTTTTGGAG TTTCTGCAGGCTGTTCCAGTGGAAGCGCTGGGGAGAATACTCGTCTATCTCCTGGAGGGAAATTGCAATTAAACCTACAAGATGCAAATCCAACTCCCCTGTCAAATGAAGCCGTGGCAAATGCCAAAAATGATGAGATTTTTGGAG GTATGCAGCACTTGTTTAAAAACCAGCTGCAAACCTATGCTCAAAAGAGAAATTTCACTCTACCTGTGTATTCTTGTGAGCGTGTGGGTCCTCCTCATGCTAGTCGCTTTAAGTGCAAGGTCACAGTAAATGGACAAACCTACGAGAGTGAAGAATATTTTCCCACATTGATTAAAGCTGAACTTGCAGCTGCAAAAGCTGCATTGATGTCATTATTGTCGAATGGAGTTGAAGAG gatGAGTCTGGTTATAAGAATCTTTTACAAGATATGGCTCGGAGAGAAGGTTGTGGTTTGCCAACTTATTGGACAGACAAATCTGGTGAAGCTCATGTGCCTACTTTTGTTTCAAAAGTGGAGATAGAAGGAGAGATTTTTACAGGACAAGGAGCAAAAACTAAGAAGCAAGCAGAGATGAGTGCAGCAAAGATTGCATACACAGCTCTACAACAGC GTTACTCAAGTCAGAGCCCTGGATTTCTCTCTACTTCTTCCCAATTTCAAGAAGCTCCTCGGAGCTCACCTCTCTCCCCTGCTCGCCAATCCCAAGAAGCTGTTCAGAGCGAAACTCCTCAGTTCTCAGTTTCTAACCTGCGTGCAGGTCTCACTGCTTATCTTCAACAAAACATCCAACCTAAATTGCCCGTGTCCAATGAACAAGCTGAAGAGTACAGAG CAAATTCTGTAGTTAGCAATCACAATCCCTCCATTGCATCTCCAGGGCAAGATAGTTGTTCAGCTATGGCAAGCATTACACCTTCACCTGCCGCAGCCATCTCTTCGTCGCCTAAACATGACCTGACTTCATCTTCTTTGCCTTCAGATTCCCCCACTAATTTAGCCACAAGCTCAAGTATCGAGTTTATGGTCCGAGGGATTAGGGTTCTGATGCATCCAAGTGGGACCAAAATGACATATCCTGCAGGCAGCACTGTGTTGCCCATCAGCGATGACAAATGGGCTGCAGTGGAGTTGCCACCTCAACGGAGTCGGTAA
- the LOC18108247 gene encoding uncharacterized protein LOC18108247 isoform X9 has protein sequence MPLKRSREQETPTMYKSKLQAVCQQRGWELPTYQVTKQGKDHNPLFSATVTVNATSFSSPSPSSSSKTAQSDAAKLAFNHFSLISSPSPSRSVSAAFSGGSAGENTRLSQENPTPLSNTNPTPLSNEAGAVAKTDESFGGCSSGSAGGDARLSPRGKLKLNLQAANPTPLSNEAVAVGKNDESFEVSAGCSSGSAGGNARLSPRGKLQLNLQAANPTPLSNEAVAVGKNDESFEVSAGCSSGSAGGDARLSPRGKLKLNLQAANPTPLSNEAVAVGKNDESFEVSAGCSSGSAGGNACLSPRGKLQLNLQAANPTPLSNEAVAVGKNDESFEGCSSGSAGGDSCLFPGGKLQLNLQDANPTPLSNEAVAVGKNDESFGVSAGFSSGNAGGNTRLSPRGKLQLNLQVANPTPLSNEAMAVGKNDESFGVSAGCSSGSAGENTRLSPGGKLQLNLQDANPTPLSNEAVANAKNDEIFGGMQHLFKNQLQTYAQKRNFTLPVYSCERVGPPHASRFKCKVTVNGQTYESEEYFPTLIKAELAAAKAALMSLLSNGVEEDESGYKNLLQDMARREGCGLPTYWTDKSGEAHVPTFVSKVEIEGEIFTGQGAKTKKQAEMSAAKIAYTALQQRYSSQSPGFLSTSSQFQEAPRSSPLSPARQSQEAVQSETPQFSVSNLRAGLTAYLQQNIQPKLPVSNEQAEEYRANSVVSNHNPSIASPGQDSCSAMASITPSPAAAISSSPKHDLTSSSLPSDSPTNLATSSSIEFMVRGIRVLMHPSGTKMTYPAGSTVLPISDDKWAAVELPPQRSR, from the exons ATGCCACTAAAAAGAAGCAGAGAGCAAGAGACGCCAACAATGTACAAATCAAAGCTTCAAGCAGTGTGCCAGCAGAGAGGATGGGAGTTGCCTACCTATCAAGTCACTAAACAAGGAAAAGATCACAACCCTCTCTTTTCAGCCACTGTCACCGTCAACGCCACCTCCTTTTCCTCTCCGTCTCCCTCTTCTTCCTCTAAGACAGCTCAAAGCGACGCCGCTAAACTCGCCTTTAACCACTTCTCCCTCAtctcctccccctccccctcccgtTCTG TTTCTGCAGCCTTTTCGGGTGGAAGCGCTGGGGAGAATACTCGTCTATCTCAAGAAAATCCAACTCCCCTGTCAAATACAAATCCAACTCCCCTGTCAAATGAAGCCGGGGCAGTTGCCAAGACTGATGAGAGTTTTGGAG GCTGTTCGAGTGGAAGCGCTGGGGGGGATGCTCGTCTATCTCCCAGAGGGAAATTGAAACTAAACCTACAAGCTGCAAATCCAACTCCCCTGTCAAATGAAGCCGTGGCAGTTGGCAAAAATGACGAGAGTTTTGAAG TTTCTGCAGGCTGTTCAAGTGGAAGCGCTGGGGGGAATGCTCGTCTATCTCCCAGAGGGAAATTGCAACTAAACCTACAAGCTGCAAATCCAACTCCCCTGTCAAATGAAGCCGTGGCAGTTGGCAAAAATGACGAGAGTTTTGAAG TTTCTGCAGGCTGTTCGAGTGGAAGCGCTGGGGGGGATGCTCGTCTATCTCCCAGAGGGAAATTGAAACTAAACCTACAAGCTGCAAATCCAACTCCCCTGTCAAATGAAGCCGTGGCAGTTGGCAAAAATGACGAGAGTTTTGAAG TTTCTGCAGGCTGTTCGAGTGGAAGCGCTGGGGGGAATGCTTGTCTATCTCCCAGAGGGAAATTGCAACTAAACCTACAAGCCGCAAATCCAACTCCCCTGTCAAATGAAGCCGTGGCAGTTGGCAAAAATGATGAGAGTTTTGAAG GCTGTTCGAGTGGAAGCGCTGGGGGGGATTCTTGTCTATTTCCCGGAGGGAAATTGCAACTAAACCTACAAGATGCAAATCCAACTCCCCTGTCAAATGAAGCCGTGGCAGTTGGCAAAAATGATGAGAGTTTTGGAG TTTCTGCAGGTTTTTCGAGTGGAAACGCTGGGGGGAATACTCGTCTATCTCCCAGAGGGAAATTGCAATTAAACCTACAAGTTGCAAATCCAACTCCCCTGTCAAATGAAGCCATGGCAGTTGGCAAAAATGATGAGAGTTTTGGAG TTTCTGCAGGCTGTTCCAGTGGAAGCGCTGGGGAGAATACTCGTCTATCTCCTGGAGGGAAATTGCAATTAAACCTACAAGATGCAAATCCAACTCCCCTGTCAAATGAAGCCGTGGCAAATGCCAAAAATGATGAGATTTTTGGAG GTATGCAGCACTTGTTTAAAAACCAGCTGCAAACCTATGCTCAAAAGAGAAATTTCACTCTACCTGTGTATTCTTGTGAGCGTGTGGGTCCTCCTCATGCTAGTCGCTTTAAGTGCAAGGTCACAGTAAATGGACAAACCTACGAGAGTGAAGAATATTTTCCCACATTGATTAAAGCTGAACTTGCAGCTGCAAAAGCTGCATTGATGTCATTATTGTCGAATGGAGTTGAAGAG gatGAGTCTGGTTATAAGAATCTTTTACAAGATATGGCTCGGAGAGAAGGTTGTGGTTTGCCAACTTATTGGACAGACAAATCTGGTGAAGCTCATGTGCCTACTTTTGTTTCAAAAGTGGAGATAGAAGGAGAGATTTTTACAGGACAAGGAGCAAAAACTAAGAAGCAAGCAGAGATGAGTGCAGCAAAGATTGCATACACAGCTCTACAACAGC GTTACTCAAGTCAGAGCCCTGGATTTCTCTCTACTTCTTCCCAATTTCAAGAAGCTCCTCGGAGCTCACCTCTCTCCCCTGCTCGCCAATCCCAAGAAGCTGTTCAGAGCGAAACTCCTCAGTTCTCAGTTTCTAACCTGCGTGCAGGTCTCACTGCTTATCTTCAACAAAACATCCAACCTAAATTGCCCGTGTCCAATGAACAAGCTGAAGAGTACAGAG CAAATTCTGTAGTTAGCAATCACAATCCCTCCATTGCATCTCCAGGGCAAGATAGTTGTTCAGCTATGGCAAGCATTACACCTTCACCTGCCGCAGCCATCTCTTCGTCGCCTAAACATGACCTGACTTCATCTTCTTTGCCTTCAGATTCCCCCACTAATTTAGCCACAAGCTCAAGTATCGAGTTTATGGTCCGAGGGATTAGGGTTCTGATGCATCCAAGTGGGACCAAAATGACATATCCTGCAGGCAGCACTGTGTTGCCCATCAGCGATGACAAATGGGCTGCAGTGGAGTTGCCACCTCAACGGAGTCGGTAA